A region from the Campylobacter sp. RM10537 genome encodes:
- a CDS encoding mobilization protein: MSKVATAHCNPKKQPALNHNDRTNDNAKTITKELTHLNEYSCTSDEVRKNIERLYKKAYENFYKYCENKNGLAKSGKPKGLQNFTKKEKCYHEFIYEIGENTTMEQCQELTQKIAELTGFTPLQVVIHRDEVSENAKGEKQTHYHAHAVFFTLDNNGLQLARREASLNKANLSKIQTLTAQSLKMERGANRYENNEKQPQYIQDYKTYAQFKEQEKALLQRIQEQEHKLTQMALELKKKEKEIQDKAKELKSKENELQAKIEQHQKHIQNLELGHERALKELTQKFEKRLSLWKNILTFGKYNAKVREDYQLTKNAFLISTNESKKEANKELEYLKFEYHKIKDDRDNLRTLFETHKTNNERLETRLKEIGRWCEKNLSVEQLKEIFPLKAERIEKELKYQRAFENSFEQTKTKRNNRGFGFNR; the protein is encoded by the coding sequence ATGTCAAAAGTTGCCACCGCTCATTGCAATCCTAAAAAACAACCCGCATTAAACCACAATGATAGAACCAACGATAATGCTAAGACAATCACTAAAGAACTTACGCATTTAAATGAATACTCTTGCACTAGCGATGAAGTGCGTAAGAACATAGAAAGGCTTTATAAAAAAGCTTATGAAAATTTTTATAAATATTGTGAAAATAAGAATGGTTTAGCTAAAAGTGGAAAGCCTAAAGGACTTCAAAATTTTACTAAAAAAGAAAAATGCTATCACGAGTTTATATACGAAATCGGCGAAAATACTACAATGGAACAATGTCAAGAGCTTACACAAAAAATTGCAGAGCTTACAGGATTTACACCTTTACAAGTTGTAATCCATAGAGATGAAGTAAGTGAGAATGCTAAAGGGGAAAAACAAACCCATTATCACGCCCACGCAGTATTTTTTACACTCGATAACAATGGCTTACAACTTGCTAGGCGTGAAGCAAGTTTGAATAAAGCCAATCTTAGCAAAATACAAACCCTAACCGCACAAAGTTTAAAAATGGAGCGTGGAGCTAATCGCTACGAGAATAACGAAAAGCAACCCCAATACATACAAGATTATAAAACTTACGCTCAATTTAAAGAACAAGAAAAAGCATTACTTCAAAGAATACAAGAACAAGAGCATAAATTAACGCAAATGGCTCTAGAATTGAAAAAAAAAGAAAAAGAGATACAAGACAAGGCTAAAGAGCTAAAATCGAAAGAAAACGAATTACAAGCGAAAATAGAGCAACATCAAAAACATATACAAAATTTAGAACTAGGACATGAAAGAGCTTTAAAGGAACTTACACAAAAGTTTGAAAAACGTTTAAGCCTATGGAAAAACATTTTAACCTTTGGAAAATACAATGCTAAGGTAAGAGAAGACTATCAGCTAACTAAAAATGCTTTTTTAATTAGCACAAATGAAAGCAAGAAAGAAGCTAACAAAGAGCTTGAATATTTAAAATTTGAATATCATAAAATCAAAGATGATAGAGATAATTTAAGAACTTTGTTTGAAACACACAAGACAAATAATGAAAGATTAGAAACTCGACTAAAAGAAATAGGCAGATGGTGCGAAAAAAATTTAAGTGTGGAGCAGTTAAAAGAAATATTTCCATTAAA